The Diabrotica virgifera virgifera chromosome 10, PGI_DIABVI_V3a genome has a window encoding:
- the LOC126893181 gene encoding mitochondrial import inner membrane translocase subunit Tim10B → MDSSNFALHNFKDFLLLYNTMSELCFKRCIDNVNSIKPDEGEIACVEDCATKFIKMNNKIMQSFIVAQTEITNKQRADAEKKLLEEQQAENSQVT, encoded by the exons ATGGATAGTAGCAATTTTGCTTTACATAAC TTCAAAGATTTCTTGCTGCTTTATAACACAATGAGTGAATTGTGTTTTAAAAGATGCATCGATAATGTGAATTCAATAAAACCTGACGAAGGAGAAATAGCTTGTGTTGAAGACTGtgctacaaaatttattaaaatgaataataagaTAATGCAGAGTTTTATCGTTGCTCAAACTGAAATTACCAATAAACAAAGAGCAGATGCTGAGAAAAAACTATTGGAGGAACAGCAAGCAGAAAATAGTCAAGTGACATAA